A genomic segment from Polyangium mundeleinium encodes:
- a CDS encoding class I SAM-dependent RNA methyltransferase — translation MPHGTRPAGRPDRRDKPARPKQALRTELLHIENLAAGGAGVARLADRTAVFVPGTAPGERVEAEVDRNTRPARGRLLRVIEASPDRVDPTCLHVDACGGCDFMHLSQHAQEAAHAEIVRSAVAHATGEAPPAIHVHAAHEPLGYRTRARLYVRGERGRVRIGYRAPGSHVLAATPTCIVLASSIAGALDEIPAVLAGSTGEGDVQIARGAGGRLVVDVSWRGEIAPAAWTAIDRRVVEGAWAGARVRMEGAKTPAVFGDPRPVLEGADGAPLVIAAGSFAQSSDRGAVLLARRVAELARADVDAPREGAGEATNGHVLELFAGSGTLSILLARGAASFVAVESDEGAARSARENLAARDLAGKVVATDADAYPIPPRVDVVVLDPPRAGAEGATAAIAASRVQRIVYVACDPATLARDLGVLSRAGFALTHLETVELFPQTSHVETVARLVRRRGAR, via the coding sequence ATGCCGCACGGAACGCGTCCCGCTGGGAGGCCGGACCGCAGGGACAAACCGGCGAGGCCGAAACAAGCGCTTCGCACGGAGCTCCTGCACATCGAGAACCTGGCCGCAGGTGGAGCCGGCGTGGCTCGCCTCGCCGATCGCACGGCCGTCTTCGTGCCGGGCACCGCGCCGGGCGAACGCGTGGAAGCCGAGGTCGACAGGAACACGCGACCCGCGCGGGGACGCCTCCTGCGGGTGATCGAGGCGAGCCCCGATCGCGTAGATCCAACGTGCCTGCACGTGGACGCATGCGGCGGCTGCGACTTCATGCACCTCTCGCAGCACGCGCAGGAGGCGGCGCACGCGGAGATCGTCCGGAGCGCGGTCGCGCATGCGACGGGCGAAGCGCCGCCCGCGATCCATGTGCATGCCGCGCACGAGCCGCTCGGCTACCGCACGCGCGCGCGGCTCTACGTGCGCGGCGAGCGTGGTCGGGTGCGGATCGGGTATCGCGCTCCGGGCTCACACGTGCTCGCCGCGACGCCGACCTGCATCGTGCTCGCGTCGTCGATCGCCGGCGCGCTCGACGAGATCCCGGCGGTGCTCGCAGGCTCGACGGGCGAAGGCGACGTGCAGATCGCGCGAGGCGCGGGCGGGCGGCTCGTCGTGGATGTGTCGTGGCGCGGCGAGATCGCGCCCGCGGCGTGGACCGCGATCGATCGACGTGTCGTGGAGGGCGCGTGGGCCGGCGCGCGCGTGCGCATGGAGGGCGCGAAGACGCCGGCCGTGTTCGGCGATCCGCGGCCGGTGCTCGAAGGCGCGGACGGCGCGCCGCTCGTCATCGCGGCCGGATCGTTCGCGCAGAGCTCGGATCGCGGCGCGGTGCTGCTCGCTCGGCGCGTGGCGGAGCTCGCCCGCGCGGACGTCGATGCGCCGCGGGAAGGCGCAGGCGAAGCGACGAACGGGCACGTGCTCGAGCTCTTCGCCGGCAGCGGCACCCTCTCGATCCTGCTCGCGCGTGGGGCGGCGTCGTTCGTCGCGGTCGAGTCGGACGAGGGAGCTGCACGCTCGGCCCGGGAAAACCTCGCGGCGCGGGATCTTGCGGGCAAGGTCGTCGCCACGGACGCGGACGCTTACCCGATTCCGCCGCGCGTGGACGTCGTCGTCCTCGATCCGCCGCGGGCTGGCGCGGAGGGCGCGACGGCTGCGATCGCGGCCTCGCGCGTGCAACGTATCGTCTATGTCGCGTGTGATCCGGCCACGCTCGCGCGGGACCTCGGCGTGCTCTCGCGCGCGGGTTTTGCGCTCACGCACCTGGAGACGGTCGAGCTCTTCCCGCAGACGAGCCACGTCGAAACCGTGGCCCGCCTCGTGCGTCGCCGCGGGGCGCGTTGA
- the tilS gene encoding tRNA lysidine(34) synthetase TilS encodes MTKPSHPPSLRRLAERTIRDESLFDRGDRVLVACSGGPDSTALLHVLALLRRTIGHDVVGHGIDHGLRPEARDELALAAELADKFGVPFEVTRIDVEPGGNLQARAREARHRALQDAAARHGAAVIATGHTADDKAETVLLRLLRGAGPRGLAVLEPRAPAPVPPSGSETPRDLVRPLVRARRADVLLHLDRHAIAHARDPSNLDPRFTRVRVRRELIPLLEDLSPRIIDHLCALADMLHDVRPAEDPMSELGRAQRRTIERAQKKGVRIVKIRMKGGRELDVTFPAGKIVLNEKK; translated from the coding sequence TTGACCAAGCCCTCGCACCCGCCTTCGTTGCGACGCCTCGCGGAGCGCACCATCCGCGACGAATCGCTCTTCGATCGCGGCGATCGCGTGCTCGTCGCCTGCTCGGGTGGCCCCGACTCGACGGCGCTCCTCCACGTGCTCGCGCTGCTCCGCCGCACGATCGGCCATGACGTGGTGGGGCACGGGATCGATCATGGATTGCGCCCCGAGGCGCGGGACGAACTCGCGCTCGCGGCCGAGCTTGCCGACAAGTTCGGTGTTCCTTTCGAGGTGACGCGGATCGACGTCGAGCCGGGGGGAAACCTCCAGGCGCGGGCGCGCGAGGCGCGTCATCGGGCGCTGCAGGACGCTGCGGCGCGGCACGGGGCCGCCGTGATCGCCACGGGCCACACGGCCGACGACAAGGCCGAGACGGTCCTCCTGCGCTTGCTCCGTGGCGCGGGCCCGCGTGGCCTCGCCGTGCTCGAACCACGCGCGCCTGCGCCCGTACCGCCGAGCGGCTCCGAAACGCCGCGCGACCTCGTGCGTCCGCTCGTCCGGGCGCGCCGGGCCGACGTCCTGCTTCACCTCGATCGTCACGCGATCGCGCACGCGCGCGACCCTTCCAACCTCGACCCTCGATTCACGCGTGTCCGGGTGCGCCGCGAGCTGATTCCCCTGCTGGAGGACTTATCACCACGGATCATCGACCATCTCTGTGCCCTCGCGGACATGCTGCACGACGTCCGTCCGGCGGAGGACCCGATGAGCGAACTCGGCCGGGCGCAACGCAGGACGATCGAGCGAGCCCAAAAGAAGGGCGTTCGGATTGTGAAGATACGTATGAAGGGGGGACGAGAGCTCGACGTGACCTTCCCAGCCGGGAAGATCGTCCTTAACGAAAAGAAATGA
- the ftsH gene encoding ATP-dependent zinc metalloprotease FtsH, with product MKQSHKTLLLWVLLIMMFLVIWQFLSPDRPPATQVSFSEFMSQVQADREKDPHVDSVSIKDREYTFWVKDPKSNSKVKKVTIGPDNADEITKTLVDNKVAVTFEKEDASPFWSGALVTILPMVFLLVMFYLFMRQLQAGGGKAMSFGKSRARLLSESQNKVTFADVAGIDEAKDELEEIIAFLKDPKKFQKLGGRIPKGVLMMGPPGTGKTLLAKAIAGEAGVPFFSISGSDFVEMFVGVGASRVRDLFEQGKKHAPCIIFIDEIDAVGRHRGAGLGGGHDEREQTLNQLLVEMDGFESNEGVIIIAATNRPDVLDPAILRPGRFDRRIVVNRPDVRGREGILRVHTKKVPLGPDVDLDIISRGTPGFVGADLENLVNEAALLAARQDKDLVSMVDFEMAKDKVLMGTERRSMVISDEEKKTTAWHEAGHALVAKLLEKNADPVHKVTIIPRGPALGITQQLPKEDRLSMSRDFAKARLAVLMGGRVAEEIVFGQFTTGAGNDIKQASNLARRMVTEFGMSDVIGPISYAANEESVFLGRDFTSQSRNYSETVANQIDDEVRKFVFDGHAEARRLLDENREALDKLANALLERETLDAEEVDAIVAGRELPERQKVVIPTYADRERAAKEKRRAASIFGAPKPAPST from the coding sequence GTGAAGCAATCGCACAAGACGCTCCTCCTTTGGGTCCTGCTGATCATGATGTTCCTCGTGATCTGGCAGTTCCTGAGCCCCGATCGCCCGCCCGCGACGCAGGTCTCGTTCAGCGAGTTCATGAGCCAGGTTCAGGCCGATCGCGAGAAGGACCCGCATGTCGACTCCGTCTCGATCAAGGATCGTGAATACACGTTCTGGGTAAAGGACCCGAAGAGCAACTCGAAGGTCAAAAAGGTCACGATCGGCCCGGACAACGCCGACGAGATCACGAAGACGCTGGTCGACAACAAGGTCGCCGTCACCTTCGAGAAGGAGGACGCGTCGCCGTTCTGGTCGGGCGCGCTCGTGACCATCCTGCCGATGGTCTTCCTCCTCGTCATGTTTTACCTGTTCATGCGGCAGCTCCAGGCGGGCGGCGGCAAGGCGATGAGCTTCGGCAAATCGCGCGCGCGGCTGCTCTCGGAGTCGCAGAACAAGGTGACGTTCGCGGACGTCGCCGGCATCGACGAGGCGAAGGACGAGCTCGAAGAGATCATCGCCTTCCTCAAGGATCCGAAGAAGTTCCAGAAGCTCGGCGGCCGCATCCCCAAGGGCGTGCTCATGATGGGCCCGCCCGGCACGGGCAAGACGCTGCTCGCGAAGGCCATCGCGGGTGAGGCGGGCGTGCCGTTCTTCTCGATCTCGGGCTCGGACTTCGTCGAGATGTTCGTGGGCGTCGGCGCGAGCCGCGTGCGTGACCTGTTCGAGCAGGGCAAGAAGCACGCGCCCTGCATCATCTTCATCGACGAGATCGACGCTGTCGGCCGTCACCGCGGCGCGGGCCTCGGCGGCGGGCACGACGAGCGCGAGCAGACGCTGAACCAGCTCCTCGTCGAGATGGACGGCTTCGAGTCGAACGAGGGCGTGATCATCATCGCCGCGACGAACCGCCCGGACGTCCTCGATCCCGCGATCCTGCGGCCCGGCCGCTTCGATCGGCGCATCGTGGTGAACCGCCCGGACGTGCGCGGCCGCGAGGGCATCCTCCGCGTGCACACGAAGAAGGTGCCGCTCGGTCCGGACGTCGACCTCGACATCATCTCCCGCGGTACGCCCGGATTCGTCGGGGCCGACCTCGAGAACCTCGTCAACGAAGCCGCGCTGCTCGCCGCGCGCCAGGACAAGGACCTCGTCTCGATGGTCGACTTCGAGATGGCCAAGGACAAGGTCCTCATGGGCACCGAGCGCCGCAGCATGGTCATCAGCGACGAGGAGAAAAAGACGACGGCGTGGCACGAGGCTGGCCACGCGCTCGTGGCGAAGCTGCTCGAGAAGAACGCCGACCCCGTGCACAAGGTGACGATCATCCCGCGCGGCCCGGCGCTCGGCATCACGCAGCAGCTCCCGAAGGAAGACCGCCTGAGCATGTCGCGCGACTTCGCGAAGGCGCGCCTCGCGGTGCTGATGGGCGGCCGCGTCGCCGAGGAGATCGTCTTCGGCCAGTTCACGACGGGCGCGGGCAACGACATCAAACAAGCGTCGAACCTCGCGCGCCGCATGGTGACCGAGTTCGGCATGAGCGACGTCATCGGCCCGATCTCGTACGCCGCGAACGAGGAGAGCGTCTTCCTCGGCCGCGACTTCACGAGCCAGTCGCGCAACTACTCGGAGACGGTCGCCAACCAGATCGACGACGAGGTCCGCAAGTTCGTGTTCGACGGCCACGCCGAGGCGCGCCGCCTGCTCGACGAGAACCGCGAGGCGCTCGACAAGCTGGCGAACGCGCTGCTCGAGCGCGAGACGCTCGACGCCGAGGAGGTCGACGCAATCGTGGCTGGGCGCGAGTTGCCCGAGCGGCAGAAGGTCGTCATCCCGACCTACGCCGACCGCGAGCGCGCCGCGAAGGAGAAGCGCCGCGCCGCCAGCATCTTCGGCGCGCCGAAGCCGGCTCCGAGCACGTGA
- a CDS encoding YcbK family protein has protein sequence MIDAAAAPAPSLDPRPVDPAADAPPAKKPLATIVHGHTQETVALTEDEPTIERFSTFLADHGYEQETRIDPRLLDLLRTIAKKHEGTRIEIVSGYRSPKRNEVMRKKGRHVASHSQHTLGMAIDFRVEGLTVPKLAAEILQAKWQGGLGTYAGKRDRFVHVDTGPKRRWSGI, from the coding sequence GTGATCGACGCGGCGGCGGCGCCTGCTCCATCGCTCGATCCACGCCCCGTGGATCCCGCAGCGGATGCACCTCCCGCGAAGAAACCGCTCGCGACGATCGTGCACGGTCACACGCAGGAGACCGTCGCGCTCACCGAGGACGAACCAACGATCGAGCGCTTCTCCACGTTCCTCGCGGACCACGGTTACGAGCAAGAGACGCGCATCGATCCACGGCTGCTCGATCTGCTTCGTACGATCGCGAAGAAACACGAGGGCACGCGGATCGAGATCGTGAGCGGCTACCGGAGCCCCAAGCGCAACGAGGTGATGCGCAAGAAGGGCCGGCACGTCGCATCGCACAGCCAGCACACGCTCGGCATGGCGATCGATTTCCGCGTCGAGGGGCTCACCGTCCCGAAGCTCGCGGCCGAGATCCTGCAGGCGAAGTGGCAAGGCGGACTCGGCACCTACGCGGGGAAACGCGACAGGTTCGTGCACGTCGACACGGGGCCGAAGCGGCGCTGGAGCGGGATCTAA